A genomic segment from Flammeovirga pectinis encodes:
- a CDS encoding sulfatase, with amino-acid sequence MSKKRTVIISTLFVLSTLLSASAQKKNVLVFVVDDLGYFDIGAHGSEFYETPNIDQLVNEGVDFTNAYSSHPRCVPSRYGLQTGKAPARVGAPGKLGKDKCELSESEISIGQAFKNNGYTTFFAGKWHLGETAATWPQNRGYDSNIAGCSAGAPKSYFYPYNVPQDPKKSGNHRNIEGLEKGEKGEYLTDRLTIETVNYLKEEHAKPFFAMLCHYGVHTPLEAKPALVEKYKAKLQTLPFDGPEFELKDGETKQHQNNPIYAAMIESVDQSLGQVIKTLKAEGLYEKTVIVFTSDHGGLSNRGVGNKRKIATSNLPLRAGKGHIYEGGIKVPLVFAGGISHKKNTSTQVATNLDIYPTVLDLCGLPLLPNQHKDGISIKKAITNNKVEERTVYWHSPMSRLRSTGDTNCTVVRDGDIILFDFFSEGRYEMYDLSKDPFETTNIYTENGKKENKLTQLINTWRKEIDAVIL; translated from the coding sequence ATGAGTAAGAAGAGAACGGTAATTATCAGTACTCTTTTTGTGTTGTCTACGTTGTTATCGGCAAGTGCACAAAAAAAGAATGTACTCGTGTTTGTGGTAGATGATTTAGGTTACTTTGATATTGGTGCACATGGATCAGAATTTTATGAAACACCAAACATAGATCAATTGGTAAATGAAGGAGTAGACTTTACAAATGCTTATTCTTCTCACCCTAGATGTGTACCCTCAAGATATGGTTTACAGACAGGTAAAGCTCCTGCAAGAGTGGGTGCTCCTGGTAAATTAGGAAAAGATAAATGTGAATTGTCTGAAAGTGAAATATCAATAGGACAAGCTTTTAAAAATAATGGTTATACTACCTTCTTTGCGGGTAAATGGCATTTAGGAGAAACTGCTGCAACATGGCCTCAGAATAGAGGTTACGATAGTAACATTGCAGGGTGTAGTGCAGGTGCTCCAAAGTCTTATTTTTATCCATATAATGTTCCTCAAGATCCTAAAAAATCTGGGAATCATAGAAATATTGAAGGTCTGGAAAAAGGAGAAAAAGGAGAGTATTTAACAGATAGACTAACAATAGAAACAGTAAACTACCTTAAAGAGGAACATGCAAAACCTTTTTTTGCAATGCTTTGCCATTATGGTGTACACACACCTTTAGAAGCAAAACCAGCATTGGTAGAGAAGTATAAAGCAAAATTACAGACATTACCTTTTGATGGGCCAGAATTTGAACTAAAGGATGGTGAAACAAAACAACATCAAAACAACCCGATTTATGCCGCAATGATTGAGTCGGTAGACCAAAGCTTAGGCCAAGTAATTAAAACGCTAAAAGCAGAAGGTTTATACGAAAAAACGGTTATTGTTTTTACTTCAGATCATGGAGGTTTATCAAATAGAGGGGTTGGAAATAAAAGAAAAATTGCCACTTCAAACTTGCCATTAAGAGCAGGGAAAGGGCATATTTATGAAGGAGGAATAAAAGTACCTCTCGTTTTTGCAGGAGGCATATCACATAAAAAAAACACCTCTACACAGGTAGCAACAAATTTAGATATATACCCTACAGTATTAGATTTATGCGGTTTGCCATTACTACCAAATCAACATAAAGATGGCATTAGTATTAAAAAAGCAATCACAAATAATAAAGTGGAGGAACGTACAGTTTATTGGCATTCTCCAATGAGTAGACTTCGTTCTACCGGAGATACAAATTGTACTGTTGTTAGAGATGGAGATATCATATTATTTGATTTCTTTTCTGAAGGCCGTTATGAAATGTATGACTTATCGAAAGATCCTTTTGAGACGACAAACATTTATACCGAAAATGGAAAGAAGGAAAACAAACTTACGCAATTAATAAACACTTGGCGAAAAGAGATTGACGCCGTAATTCTCTAA
- a CDS encoding sulfatase, translated as MKFLKLLVASLLLMSCSVIAQNKKNVLVFVVDDLGYYDISKHDADFYETPNIDQLAEDGLDFNNAYVAHPRCLPSRYALQTGRYPARAGIPSRNENTIKDKKFYDNEVTIGQAFKNNGYHTFFAGKWHLGHTEDEWPQNKGYDINIAGCAAGAPNSYFFPYNVPKNPKKSKKKGHGKIVGLDNGVEGEYLTDRLTDETINFINEDHKDPFFIMLCHYGVHTPFQAKKEHIKKYKTKIEGVTFEGPEYTLQDGYTKMHQNNVVYGAMVESVDESLGRVVKALKDKGLYDNTIIVFTSDHGGLSNRGVNNKRELATSNLPLRAGKGHTYEGGTKVPLIFAGAKITKKHTSDQVTTNTDLYPTLLDLCGLDLIPSEHKDGVSIKTEIQKGKTTDRTLFWHSSRARPKSTGDTNCTVVRDGDLKMSYFYDDDHYELYDLSKDPFEATNLIDVNKKDAARLKQLITTWKEEVKATI; from the coding sequence ATGAAATTTTTAAAATTACTAGTAGCATCTCTTTTATTAATGAGCTGCAGCGTTATTGCACAAAATAAAAAGAACGTTCTCGTTTTTGTAGTAGATGATTTAGGGTACTATGATATCTCTAAACACGATGCAGACTTTTACGAAACGCCTAACATTGATCAGTTAGCAGAAGATGGATTAGATTTTAACAATGCTTATGTGGCTCACCCACGTTGTCTACCTTCTCGCTATGCATTACAAACAGGACGTTATCCAGCAAGAGCAGGTATTCCATCAAGAAATGAGAACACAATTAAAGACAAGAAATTTTACGATAATGAAGTAACAATTGGGCAGGCATTTAAAAACAATGGCTACCATACTTTTTTTGCAGGTAAATGGCATTTAGGACATACTGAAGACGAATGGCCTCAGAATAAAGGGTACGATATTAATATTGCAGGTTGTGCAGCTGGTGCTCCTAATTCTTATTTCTTCCCTTACAATGTTCCAAAAAATCCGAAGAAGTCTAAAAAGAAAGGACATGGTAAAATTGTAGGTTTAGATAATGGTGTTGAAGGTGAATACCTTACTGATCGTTTAACAGACGAGACGATTAACTTTATCAATGAAGACCATAAAGATCCGTTCTTTATTATGCTTTGCCATTATGGTGTGCATACGCCTTTCCAAGCAAAAAAAGAGCACATCAAAAAATATAAAACAAAAATAGAAGGGGTTACTTTTGAAGGACCAGAATACACGCTTCAAGATGGATATACTAAAATGCACCAAAACAATGTTGTATATGGTGCAATGGTAGAATCTGTAGACGAAAGTTTAGGACGTGTTGTAAAAGCATTAAAAGACAAAGGACTTTATGATAATACGATTATTGTCTTTACTTCAGATCATGGTGGATTATCTAATAGAGGAGTAAATAATAAGAGAGAACTGGCGACTTCTAACTTGCCTTTAAGAGCTGGTAAAGGACATACTTACGAAGGTGGAACAAAAGTACCTTTGATATTTGCAGGTGCGAAAATTACGAAGAAACACACTTCAGATCAGGTAACAACAAATACAGATTTGTACCCTACGTTATTAGATTTATGTGGTTTAGACTTAATTCCATCAGAACACAAAGATGGTGTTAGTATTAAAACGGAAATCCAAAAAGGGAAAACAACAGACCGTACATTGTTCTGGCATTCTTCTAGAGCAAGACCAAAATCTACAGGCGATACCAATTGCACAGTGGTGAGAGATGGAGATTTAAAAATGTCTTATTTCTATGATGATGACCACTATGAATTGTATGATTTATCAAAAGATCCGTTCGAAGCAACAAACCTTATTGATGTTAATAAGAAAGATGCTGCTCGTTTAAAGCAATTGATTACTACTTGGAAAGAAGAAGTTAAAGCGACGATCTAA
- a CDS encoding SusC/RagA family TonB-linked outer membrane protein: MKYKKILFILLLLSFSIDQIIAQNEVEYTIQGVIKDETGITLPGVNVYNRETKSGVKTDYNGKFSIKLNGNATLVFSYIGMKTKRIEVDPFDTSLRNLDVVLKEDMEMLDEIVVVGYGSQNASDLTGSVSQLKESDDVVRQYNSVDEVLEGRMAGVQVSSNSGQPGSGISVKIRGTNSLRGNNEPLYIVDGIVISSAGEDTNNAFSDGNEDQGIQNGLAGINPRDIESIEVLKDASATAIYGSRGANGVVLITTKKGAKGKSKISAFVNTDVSTISKKIDVLDAPSFAQMVNEVSMLKGFLPKYHLDNGQIHTINGDGSINPTALQQINWQDEIYKPGISTTAGLSATGGSDKTKYYISGGFNDLNGIVDNSNMKTGDMRINLQSNISDKLKVDTRMSMYYSQGQFAQGGSKGGSSRSFTKSVVNFQPLVVPDADISEIGLSNPYSFINDYEDLSQEFKLFASFNATYSFNKHFKYQVRAGGNYRTKSRSIWYGSTTQKGSQTNGALGISGIDRYSYVVDNLLMFNKKFGKKHRIDAVVGFVMDGVTSTQSNSESENFPVHTLKARAPQLGQTIVRPYSEMTSQELLLSGLGRFTYSYDNKYTFTATMRADGSSKFKAENQFGYFPSLAAAWHISEENFLKHSETISNLKVRASWGMTGNQAISPYQTYNNYGVVYYTDYNNNTIIGAGPNNLGNEFLKWETTTQANVGIDYGLFNGKLYGSVDVYHKTTDDLLQQIQIPNSSGFQSYLTNRGSIENNGIDLMLEGVLYSKKDWNITLGGNISFVKSEVTHLGIPDSPVYINGVEQNASYYLGSNVSSGTYFKQPANIFMVGQPVGIFWGYKTNGIYQTGEDAANGPNVNGNAPSAGDIAFVDQNGDGNIDASDLTKIGDPNPLFTFGFNAKVTYKNLTVSALFTGSYGNDIVNGNLLIESDAYQNNKNVRPDAYYNAWRPGVTDASAPRLDHPNQTLFTDRIVEDGSYLRLANLTIGYDVPIKSNSIERLNVFFAGRNLFTLTNYSGYDPEVTSFMGDGTVMGVDWNSFPNATSLSLGVNLTF, from the coding sequence ATGAAGTATAAAAAAATACTCTTTATTCTGTTACTACTATCATTTTCTATCGACCAAATAATTGCACAAAACGAAGTAGAATATACTATCCAAGGTGTAATTAAAGATGAAACTGGAATAACTCTACCAGGAGTTAATGTATATAACAGAGAAACAAAAAGCGGTGTAAAAACGGACTACAATGGTAAGTTTAGCATAAAGCTGAATGGAAATGCTACTTTAGTATTTTCATATATTGGAATGAAAACAAAAAGAATTGAAGTAGACCCTTTTGATACATCTTTAAGAAATTTAGATGTAGTATTAAAAGAAGACATGGAAATGCTAGACGAAATTGTTGTTGTTGGTTACGGTAGTCAAAATGCCAGTGACTTAACAGGTTCAGTTTCTCAATTAAAAGAATCAGACGATGTAGTTCGTCAGTACAACAGTGTTGACGAAGTATTAGAAGGCCGTATGGCTGGTGTTCAAGTTTCTAGTAATTCGGGGCAGCCCGGATCTGGAATTAGTGTAAAAATACGTGGTACAAACTCTTTAAGAGGTAACAACGAACCTTTGTATATTGTAGATGGTATTGTTATTAGCTCTGCAGGCGAAGATACAAACAATGCTTTTTCTGACGGTAACGAAGATCAAGGTATTCAAAATGGCTTAGCGGGTATTAACCCAAGAGACATTGAATCTATTGAAGTACTTAAAGATGCATCTGCTACAGCTATTTATGGTTCTAGAGGTGCAAATGGTGTGGTACTTATTACAACTAAGAAAGGTGCTAAAGGAAAAAGTAAAATCAGTGCATTTGTAAATACAGATGTATCTACAATTAGTAAAAAGATTGATGTGCTAGATGCCCCTAGTTTTGCTCAAATGGTAAACGAGGTATCTATGCTAAAAGGGTTTCTTCCTAAATATCATTTAGACAACGGACAAATTCATACTATTAATGGAGATGGTTCTATTAACCCTACTGCATTACAACAAATTAATTGGCAAGACGAAATTTACAAACCAGGTATTAGTACTACCGCAGGTTTATCTGCAACTGGTGGATCGGATAAAACAAAATATTATATCTCTGGTGGGTTTAACGACTTAAACGGCATTGTAGATAACTCGAATATGAAAACGGGTGATATGCGTATAAACTTACAATCTAACATCTCGGATAAATTAAAAGTTGATACACGTATGTCGATGTACTACTCACAAGGGCAATTTGCTCAGGGTGGTTCTAAAGGTGGTAGTAGCCGTTCTTTCACTAAATCTGTAGTTAACTTCCAACCTTTGGTTGTTCCAGATGCAGATATTTCTGAAATCGGTTTATCTAACCCTTATTCTTTTATAAACGATTACGAAGACCTTTCGCAAGAATTTAAATTATTCGCTTCTTTTAACGCTACTTATTCTTTTAACAAGCACTTTAAGTATCAGGTAAGAGCTGGTGGTAATTATAGAACAAAAAGCCGTTCTATTTGGTACGGTAGTACTACACAAAAAGGAAGTCAGACCAACGGTGCTTTAGGTATTTCTGGTATCGATAGATATTCTTATGTTGTCGATAACTTATTAATGTTTAACAAGAAATTTGGTAAGAAACATAGAATTGATGCTGTTGTTGGTTTTGTAATGGATGGAGTTACTTCTACACAATCAAATAGTGAGTCTGAAAACTTTCCTGTGCACACTTTAAAAGCAAGAGCACCTCAGTTAGGGCAAACAATTGTTCGTCCGTATTCTGAAATGACAAGTCAAGAATTATTGCTTTCTGGCTTAGGTCGTTTTACCTATAGTTACGACAACAAGTATACATTTACTGCAACAATGAGAGCGGATGGCTCTTCTAAATTTAAAGCAGAAAATCAGTTTGGTTACTTCCCTTCTTTAGCTGCAGCGTGGCATATTTCTGAAGAGAATTTCTTAAAGCATTCTGAAACTATTTCTAATTTAAAAGTTAGAGCATCTTGGGGTATGACGGGTAACCAAGCAATTAGCCCTTACCAAACATACAACAACTATGGTGTAGTTTATTATACTGATTATAACAATAACACAATTATTGGTGCTGGACCAAATAACTTGGGTAATGAATTCCTTAAATGGGAAACGACAACACAAGCCAATGTAGGTATTGATTACGGTTTATTTAACGGTAAATTATACGGATCAGTAGATGTATATCATAAAACTACAGACGATCTTTTACAACAAATTCAGATTCCAAATTCATCAGGTTTCCAAAGTTATTTAACAAACAGAGGTTCTATAGAGAATAATGGTATTGATTTAATGTTAGAAGGTGTGCTTTATTCTAAGAAAGATTGGAACATTACACTTGGTGGTAATATCTCTTTTGTTAAATCTGAAGTAACGCATTTAGGTATTCCAGATAGTCCTGTTTACATCAATGGTGTTGAGCAAAACGCTTCTTATTACTTAGGTAGTAACGTATCTTCTGGTACTTATTTTAAGCAACCTGCTAACATATTTATGGTAGGTCAGCCAGTCGGTATTTTCTGGGGATATAAAACAAATGGTATTTACCAAACTGGTGAAGATGCAGCAAATGGCCCTAACGTAAATGGAAATGCTCCATCTGCAGGTGATATTGCTTTTGTTGATCAGAACGGTGATGGTAATATCGACGCAAGTGATTTAACTAAAATAGGTGATCCTAACCCATTGTTTACTTTTGGTTTCAATGCTAAGGTAACTTACAAGAACTTAACAGTAAGTGCATTATTTACTGGTTCTTATGGTAATGACATTGTGAATGGTAACTTATTGATTGAATCGGATGCTTACCAAAACAACAAAAATGTTAGACCAGATGCTTATTACAATGCTTGGCGACCAGGTGTTACAGATGCGTCAGCACCTCGTTTAGATCATCCTAACCAAACATTATTTACAGATCGAATTGTTGAAGACGGTAGCTATTTAAGATTAGCCAATCTTACAATTGGATACGATGTGCCAATTAAATCGAATAGCATTGAAAGACTTAATGTATTCTTTGCTGGTAGAAACCTGTTCACACTTACAAACTACTCTGGTTACGATCCAGAAGTAACTTCTTTTATGGGTGATGGTACAGTTATGGGTGTAGACTGGAATTCGTTCCCGAATGCGACATCGTTATCTCTTGGCGTTAACTTAACATTCTAA
- a CDS encoding glycoside hydrolase family 3 N-terminal domain-containing protein, translating to MRNLITGLIFIAIAFSNISCETRASNDKPIYKNSNIDVQDRVRDLMSRMTLEEKVAQMAQFVGLEHMKKAEEDLSPEELHNNDALGFYPGLHSSDIAKMTEEGKIGSFLHVISAEEANKLQGLAMHSRLKIPLLIGIDAIHGNGLNYGATIYPTPIGVASTWEENLSYRVGEESAKEMRATGSHWAFTPNIDIARDARWGRVGETFGEDPYLVGNMGVEMIKGFQQGDFTGNEKVIACAKHLIGGGEPLNGTNASPLDLSMRSIREVHLPPYRRAVQEANVFSIMTAHNEVNGIPCHNSKEFMTDIVRDEYGFDGFYVSDWMDIERIHTLHGQAENLDDAFRSSVNNGMDMHMHGPKFSASIISAVREGIVPEARVNEACSKILEVKFRLGLFENPYVDEKKADEVVFNQQHQATSLEIARKSIVLLKNDGILPLKKGQHKKIFLTGPNADNETILGDWTWYQPQDRIITVKEGLEAVSKDKGFKLDYYNSGEVIGKTTDKAIKEAALRAAKADLAVVVVGENSMRWDWKNKTCGENTDRAHIDLPGRQLELIKAIKKTGTPVLAVLVNGRPIGEEWLENNVSGILEAWEPGTFGGQAITEILFGDVNPTAKLPITVPRTVGQVKLYYNHKPSHYFHKYKFTNKDPLYAFGYGLSYTKYTTDNIAVNKTSIKGDGTFTVSCDVSNIGKVDGEETVQVYIRDDYSSVTRPVKELKAYRKINLNAGETKSVTFDLSTQDLAFFNQEMEWGVEKGMFTIMVGSSSRDKDLKSVKLEVSETKKLELNDYKPNYPAM from the coding sequence ATGAGAAATCTAATCACCGGTTTAATCTTTATAGCAATTGCTTTTAGTAACATTTCTTGCGAAACTAGAGCAAGTAATGATAAGCCAATTTACAAGAACAGTAATATAGACGTTCAAGACAGAGTAAGAGACTTAATGTCGCGTATGACTTTAGAAGAAAAAGTTGCACAAATGGCACAGTTTGTAGGTCTTGAACACATGAAAAAAGCAGAAGAAGATCTGTCTCCAGAGGAGTTACATAACAATGATGCATTGGGATTTTATCCTGGTCTTCATTCTTCAGATATTGCAAAAATGACAGAAGAAGGAAAAATAGGTTCTTTTCTTCATGTTATCTCAGCAGAAGAGGCAAACAAGTTACAAGGTTTAGCCATGCATTCACGTTTAAAAATTCCTTTATTAATAGGCATTGACGCTATCCACGGTAATGGTTTAAATTACGGTGCTACAATCTATCCGACACCAATTGGGGTGGCAAGTACTTGGGAAGAAAACCTATCGTATAGAGTAGGTGAAGAATCTGCAAAAGAAATGAGAGCAACAGGTTCTCACTGGGCTTTTACTCCTAACATTGATATTGCAAGAGATGCACGCTGGGGTAGAGTTGGAGAAACTTTTGGAGAAGACCCTTACCTAGTAGGTAATATGGGTGTAGAAATGATAAAAGGTTTTCAGCAAGGAGATTTTACAGGAAATGAGAAAGTAATTGCTTGTGCAAAACACCTTATTGGTGGTGGTGAGCCATTAAATGGTACCAACGCATCTCCATTAGATTTATCAATGAGATCGATAAGAGAAGTACATTTACCTCCTTATAGAAGAGCAGTACAAGAAGCAAATGTATTTTCTATAATGACTGCACACAATGAAGTAAACGGTATTCCTTGTCATAATAGCAAAGAGTTTATGACGGATATTGTTCGTGATGAATATGGTTTTGATGGCTTCTATGTATCAGATTGGATGGATATTGAACGTATTCATACTTTACATGGTCAGGCAGAAAATTTAGACGATGCTTTTAGAAGCTCTGTAAACAACGGTATGGATATGCACATGCACGGTCCTAAATTCTCAGCATCTATTATTTCTGCAGTAAGAGAAGGTATTGTTCCAGAAGCAAGAGTAAATGAAGCATGTTCTAAAATTTTAGAAGTGAAGTTTAGATTGGGCTTATTCGAAAACCCTTATGTAGATGAGAAAAAAGCAGATGAAGTGGTATTTAATCAACAACATCAAGCTACTTCTTTAGAAATTGCAAGAAAATCTATTGTCTTATTAAAGAACGATGGTATTCTTCCACTTAAAAAAGGACAACATAAAAAAATCTTCTTAACAGGGCCAAACGCTGATAACGAAACAATCTTAGGAGATTGGACTTGGTACCAACCTCAAGACCGTATAATTACTGTAAAAGAAGGTTTAGAAGCTGTATCTAAAGACAAAGGCTTTAAACTAGACTACTATAACAGTGGTGAAGTTATTGGTAAAACAACAGATAAAGCAATTAAAGAAGCCGCTTTAAGAGCAGCTAAAGCAGATTTAGCAGTAGTTGTAGTTGGTGAAAACTCTATGCGCTGGGATTGGAAAAATAAAACGTGTGGAGAAAATACAGATAGAGCACATATCGATCTTCCTGGTCGTCAGCTAGAATTAATTAAAGCAATTAAGAAAACGGGAACACCAGTTCTTGCAGTACTAGTAAACGGACGTCCAATTGGAGAAGAGTGGTTAGAAAATAACGTAAGCGGTATCTTAGAAGCATGGGAACCTGGTACTTTTGGAGGACAAGCAATTACTGAAATCTTATTTGGTGATGTTAACCCTACAGCTAAATTGCCAATCACAGTGCCTCGTACAGTTGGCCAAGTGAAGTTATATTATAACCACAAACCTTCTCATTATTTCCACAAATATAAATTTACAAATAAAGATCCTCTATATGCATTTGGTTACGGCTTATCGTATACTAAATACACTACAGATAATATTGCTGTAAACAAAACATCTATTAAAGGTGATGGCACATTTACGGTTTCATGTGATGTTTCTAATATAGGAAAAGTAGACGGAGAAGAAACAGTACAGGTGTATATCAGAGATGATTATTCTTCTGTAACACGCCCAGTAAAAGAATTAAAAGCATATAGAAAAATAAACTTAAATGCAGGTGAGACGAAATCTGTAACTTTTGATTTATCTACACAAGATCTTGCATTCTTTAATCAAGAAATGGAATGGGGAGTAGAAAAAGGAATGTTTACTATTATGGTGGGTTCATCTTCTAGAGATAAAGATTTAAAAAGTGTGAAACTTGAGGTTTCTGAGACTAAAAAGTTAGAACTTAACGATTACAAGCCAAATTATCCGGCGATGTAA
- a CDS encoding RagB/SusD family nutrient uptake outer membrane protein, producing MKNRFIIFLSIVLFSATSCLKEDPPFLSDENLFTTDEGVKVAVNGIYSAIAGYNYYSSDFIQLVDYHSGMFNSGRAQDQTGVAALNTLPNGTFVENVWKASYQTINRSNETIIGVQNFQENPSDVTLNEVGQAYFLRAVIYFNLVRLFGEVPIRTEKLNIDTINAPKAAVDSVYQLIISDLKMAEENLYEKGIQTIGRPAKEAANMLLAQVYMNMAGNDAGSEYWAKAKEEAMKVYGQYQLVSDYTTLWENGSRNNTTEAIFEIQYNQANSGNIIRLHTPSNAFVGQSWGRVLVNPEVIDYHMNQYPNDPRFEATMMYNYMKYNSDGTENGEQKIYPLVTRRSKANSFPFVGKYWIWDPKTPTPYSDANFVIMRYSELLLMLAEITNEIDGPGAAEQYVNEVVTRARNSTGGDGVVPANWSGFSQDEFRMRIMREYQYELLGEGGEWFRNRRRGLDYFKNEVVNIHNERIKLDGNEGVDVHYDDAEKAMLQPIPLSEINTNLMITVDDQNPGY from the coding sequence ATGAAAAATAGATTCATCATATTCTTATCCATTGTTCTTTTCTCAGCTACAAGTTGTTTAAAAGAAGATCCTCCATTTTTAAGTGATGAGAACTTATTCACTACAGATGAGGGTGTAAAAGTTGCCGTAAATGGTATTTATTCTGCAATTGCAGGTTATAACTATTATAGTTCTGACTTTATTCAATTAGTAGATTACCATTCTGGAATGTTTAACTCAGGTAGAGCACAAGACCAAACGGGTGTTGCTGCATTAAACACATTGCCTAACGGTACTTTTGTAGAAAATGTATGGAAAGCTTCTTACCAAACAATAAACCGTTCTAATGAAACTATTATTGGGGTACAGAACTTTCAGGAAAACCCTTCTGATGTTACTTTAAACGAAGTAGGACAAGCTTACTTTTTAAGAGCAGTAATTTATTTTAACCTAGTACGTCTTTTTGGTGAAGTGCCAATTAGAACGGAAAAGCTGAATATAGATACAATCAATGCTCCTAAAGCTGCAGTAGATAGTGTATACCAATTGATTATTAGCGATCTAAAGATGGCAGAAGAAAACCTTTATGAAAAAGGGATTCAAACAATTGGACGTCCTGCTAAAGAAGCTGCAAATATGTTACTTGCTCAAGTATACATGAACATGGCTGGTAATGATGCTGGTTCTGAATATTGGGCAAAAGCGAAAGAAGAAGCAATGAAAGTGTACGGTCAGTACCAATTAGTTTCTGATTATACTACGCTTTGGGAAAACGGTTCTCGTAACAATACAACAGAGGCTATTTTTGAAATTCAATATAACCAAGCAAATAGTGGTAATATTATAAGATTACACACGCCTAGTAATGCTTTTGTAGGGCAATCTTGGGGTAGAGTTTTAGTTAATCCAGAAGTGATTGATTACCACATGAATCAATACCCTAACGATCCTCGTTTTGAAGCTACCATGATGTACAATTACATGAAATACAATAGTGATGGTACTGAAAATGGAGAGCAAAAAATCTATCCTTTAGTGACTAGAAGAAGCAAAGCCAATTCTTTCCCGTTTGTTGGAAAATACTGGATTTGGGATCCTAAAACGCCTACTCCTTACTCTGACGCAAACTTTGTAATTATGCGTTACTCTGAATTGTTATTAATGCTAGCAGAGATTACAAATGAAATTGACGGCCCTGGCGCAGCAGAACAATATGTAAACGAAGTAGTTACACGTGCTAGAAACTCTACTGGAGGTGATGGTGTTGTACCTGCAAATTGGTCAGGTTTTTCTCAAGATGAATTTAGAATGAGAATTATGAGAGAGTACCAATACGAGTTACTTGGTGAAGGTGGAGAATGGTTTAGAAACAGACGTAGAGGTCTTGATTACTTTAAAAATGAAGTAGTTAATATCCATAATGAACGTATTAAACTAGACGGAAACGAAGGTGTAGATGTACATTATGATGATGCTGAAAAAGCAATGTTACAACCAATTCCACTTAGTGAGATCAATACAAACCTAATGATCACGGTAGACGATCAAAACCCTGGATATTAA
- a CDS encoding alpha/beta hydrolase, producing the protein MKRIVLTSFIIFLALQLFAQVKPTEKVVYKEIGGVKLKHHIFLPKEQAKSKGAVVLIHGGGWNSGSPKAFYLQAQHLADRGLVVFSPEYRVRKKHGTTIYECVEDTQEAIAFVRKNAKKYGVDPDKIAVGGGSAGGHLALSLSFITPLTEGIHQKDYAPNLLVLFNPVLGVSKEGYGHRVVAEELSAKGINWETFSPRQNIDASFPSMLIQLGDHDKVTSIPLANDFESRCKTADVSCKLLIYKGAEHSFFNKGYGKKQGYPKGTIDNRWFYDTMQALDDFLVEQKYLTDNYTVEVPEGAIYPIRKEHE; encoded by the coding sequence ATGAAACGAATTGTACTAACATCTTTTATTATTTTTTTAGCTCTGCAATTGTTTGCTCAGGTTAAACCAACCGAAAAAGTGGTTTATAAAGAGATTGGTGGTGTAAAATTAAAGCACCATATCTTTTTACCAAAAGAACAAGCAAAGAGTAAAGGAGCGGTTGTTTTAATTCATGGAGGTGGATGGAACTCTGGTTCTCCAAAGGCTTTCTATTTACAAGCACAACACTTAGCAGATAGAGGTTTAGTGGTTTTTAGCCCAGAATATAGAGTACGGAAAAAGCACGGTACAACCATTTATGAATGTGTTGAAGATACCCAAGAAGCTATAGCATTTGTCAGAAAAAATGCAAAGAAATACGGTGTTGATCCAGATAAAATTGCCGTAGGAGGTGGTTCTGCAGGTGGACATTTGGCATTGAGTTTATCTTTTATTACACCTTTAACCGAAGGTATACATCAAAAAGATTATGCTCCGAACTTACTTGTTCTTTTTAATCCAGTTCTGGGTGTAAGTAAAGAAGGTTATGGACATAGAGTTGTAGCAGAAGAGTTATCAGCAAAAGGAATTAATTGGGAAACATTTAGCCCAAGACAAAATATTGATGCATCATTTCCATCAATGCTAATTCAGTTAGGAGATCACGATAAAGTGACCTCTATACCGCTAGCAAATGATTTTGAAAGCAGATGTAAAACGGCAGATGTAAGTTGTAAATTATTGATCTATAAAGGTGCTGAACATTCTTTTTTTAATAAAGGATATGGAAAGAAACAAGGTTATCCAAAAGGTACAATAGACAACCGTTGGTTTTATGATACTATGCAAGCTTTAGATGATTTCTTAGTGGAGCAAAAGTACTTAACGGACAATTATACGGTGGAAGTTCCAGAAGGAGCAATTTATCCAATAAGAAAAGAGCATGAGTAA